From Aquila chrysaetos chrysaetos unplaced genomic scaffold, bAquChr1.4, whole genome shotgun sequence, the proteins below share one genomic window:
- the LOC115338476 gene encoding LOW QUALITY PROTEIN: steroid 21-hydroxylase (The sequence of the model RefSeq protein was modified relative to this genomic sequence to represent the inferred CDS: deleted 1 base in 1 codon), which produces MAAALVLALLVLLVLLGAGRRRGAGRGAGPAEGRGPRGGALHLLHPQGALHLRRLARRHGPVLRMRLGGRDLLVLSSVGTIREALARHWGDWLERPPSYLGGLVSRGGRDLALGAATPGWRRQRGVTRGALARAGGRLRPLLRRQAGALCAELHSHGGAPLDPFEVFSFYTCSTIGHLLFGDLMPPEAEVRAFTRCVVELLEVWGRGSVRVLDLLPALRVLPNPGLRELLRLVELRDAFVEAQIRRHEECPSPPGDTVLAALQGRDPGVQGGPLSPPRLHMALVDLFIGGTETTAAALAWAVAFLLHRPELQERLRAELWRELGPTGTPQAGDTGRLPLLHATVTETLRLRPPAPLALPHCARRHTSVGGIPVPAGSILIPNLLAAQQDPDTWHHPEAFLPERFLVPGAPWRALVPFGCGARSCLGEGLARAELFVFLGRILQEFRLEPPAPGVLPCLEVSAGTVLRCPPFRVRMVPCQPPA; this is translated from the exons aTGGCGGCCGCGCTGGTGCTGgcgctgctggtgctgctggtgctgctgggggcgGGGCGAAGGCGaggggcggggcgaggggcggggccggccgAGGGGCGGggcccgcggggcggggcgctGCACCTGCTCCACCCGCAGGGGGCGCTGCACCTCCGCCGCCTCGCCCGCCGGCACGGGCCCGTCCTGCGCATGCGCCTGGGGGGGCGCg ACCTGCTGGTGCTGAGCTCGGTGGGGACCATCCGGGAGGCGCTGGCCCGGCACTGGGGGGACTGGTTGGAGCGACCCCCAAGTTACCTGG ggGGGCTGGTGTcgcgg gggggccgggaccTGGCGCTGGGAGCGGCCACCCCGGGCTGGCGGCGACAGCGGGGGGTGACGCGGGGGGCGCTGGcccgggcgggggggcggcTCCGGCCCCTCCTGCGGCGGCAGGCGGGGGCCCTCTGCGCG gagctgcATTCCCACGGGGGGGCCCCCCTGGACCCCTTTGAGGTTTTCTCCTTCTACACCTGCAGCACCATCGGGCACCTCCTCTTCGGGGACCTG ATGCCCCCCGAGGCGGAGGTGCGGGCCTTCACCCGCTGCGtggtggagctgctggaggtgtggggcaggggcagcgtGCGGGTCCTCGACCTGCTCCCGGCGCTACGG GTCCTCCCCAAcccggggctgcgggagctGCTGCGCCTCGTCGAGCTCCGCGACGCCTTCGTGGAGGCCCAGATCCGACGGCACGAG GAGTGCCCATCCCCCCCTGGGGACACGGTTctggcagcactgcagggaaGGGACCCTGGCGTCCAGGGGGGTCCCCTGagccccccccgcctccacATGGCCCTGGTCGATCTCTTCATCGGGGGCACCGAGACCACGGCTGCCGCCCTGGCCTGGGCCGTCGCCTTCCTGCTGCACCGCCCCGAG ctgcaggagcGGCTGCGGGCGGAGCTCTGGCGGGAGCTGGGTCCCACCGGGACCCCCCAGGCGGGTGACACCGGGCGCCTGCCCCTCCTCCACGCCACCGTCACCGAGACCCTGCGCCtccggccccccgccccgctggcCCTGCCCCACTGCGCCCGCCGCCACACCAG TGTCGGGGGCATCccagtgccagctggctccaTCCTGATCCCCAACCTCCTGGCTGCCCAGCAGGACCCCGACACCTGGCACCACCCCGAGGCTTTCCTGCCCG AGCGGTTCCTGGTTCCGGGGGCTCCTTGGCGGGCGCTGGTGCCCTTCGGCTGCGGGGCCCGATCCTGCCTGGGGGAAGGGCTGGCGCGGGCCGAGCTCTTCGTCTTCCTGGGTCGGATCCTGCAGGAATTCCGCCTGgaaccccccgccccgggggtcctgccctgcctggaGGTGTCGGCGGGCACCGTCCTGCGCTGCCCGCCCTTCCGCGTCCGCATggtgccctgccagccccctgcCTAA